GCGCTTGCAAGCTGGAGCAAATTGCGCTTTGCGCCTATAGTGATTTCTTGCCCGCAGCCCAAGGCGCCAGGGGCGCCAAGGGAGTTTCTGGCTTCTTGCGGAGAAAAAACAAGGGCATCAGCGCCTGCCTGCTTGGCCAAATCGGCTGTTTTGGCCATGTCCTGCTGCTTGCAGCAGATGATGAACTTGCTTTCTGCAAACGATTTGGCTACTGCGCCAATGGTCTTTTCCAGGCTTTCAGGGCGCCAGCCAAGAATCCCAACATGGATTTTTGCCATAAAAACAACACATGAATTCAGCAATGAACCTTTATTGATTTGAGCAGCCGCAAGATGCGGATAAACCCAAAGCCAAAGTCGGATAACATCCAAAATTGGAAACGCCAATGCAGTTTGGAACCCAAGGCTTCAAGCCAGTGGCATGAGTGCGCCTTGCGAAACAGAAAAACGTGCAAAGGATTACTTTCTCTCCCCGTATTCCTTAAGGAAGGCCAAAAACTCTTGAAGCATTGAGGGGGTGATTGAAGGCCTCCTGCCAAGGATTATGTTGAAAACATCTGAGTTTGAAAGGGTTGGCCTGTCATCAACTCCCTTTTTCTTGTTTTCAATGCTGGCGCTAACAAGCTTCATCTTGGCCTTCTGGCAAATTGAGGAAATATCGGCTCCTGAAAACCCTTCTGTCTCGGTTGCAAACTTTGCATAGTCAGTGGCTTGTATTCCTGTTCCCGCCAGGTTCAGCTCAAATATTTTTTTGCGCGCTGGCAGGTCAGGCGGGGGTATGTAGACTATCTTGTCAAACCTGCCAGGGCGAAGTATTGCCCCATCAAGCATTGCAGGCCTGTTGGTTGCGCCAATCAGCATGACGTTTTTTAGCTCCTTAATGCCGTCAAGCTCTGTTAAAAGCTGCCCCACTATTCCCCCTGTTGAAAACTCCCTGCTTGGGGCAAGAGTCTCTATTTCATCAATGAAGATAATTGAGGGGGCCTGCTCGCGCGCCCTGTTGAATGTCTCCTTGATTACATTGATTGCATTGCCCCAGCCCTTTTTGGCAAGCTCTGCCCCTGAAATTGTAAGAAATGTTGCCTTAAGCTCGTTTGCAGCAGCCCTTATTATCATGGTCTTGCCGCAGCCAGGCGGGCCGAACAAAAGCAAGCCCTTTGACGGTTTTATCTTGTACTGCTTCATCAGGTCCTCGTGCAGCAGTGGTATTTCAATTGCCTCCAAAAGCGCGGAGCGGACATTGTCAAGGCCGACAACATCGGCCCATTTTATTGAGTCCTCCTTTTTCTCCTCCTTTTTCTCAAGCTTCCCGCTGCGCCTCTCAAAGTCAAGCCTGAACTGGTCAAACTCTTCAAGGGAGTCGATTGAAACCGACGGCCTTACCGCCCCGACAATCCTCAGAAGGTGCAGCATGGAGACAGGGACTATGGCCTTTGACTTTCCAGCCTCCTTTGCTGCAAGCCCTATTGCCTCGGTGCAGATGTTTTTTATGTCTGCGCCTGAAAACCTCTCGGTTTTGGCTGCAAGGGCGGCAAAATCAACGTCCGTGGCGCACGGAACTTTTTTCAGGTGCACCTTGAAGATTGCAGCCCTGGCCTCCTTGTCAGGAAGCGGCATGTAGATTATCTTGTCAAACCTGCCTGGGCGCAAAAGTGCGCCGTCCAGCTGGTTTGGTATGTTGGTTGCGCCAATGACAATGACATCCTTTTTGGACTTGAAGCCGTCAAGCTCCTGCAAAAACACGGTGAGCACGCGCTGCGTCACCTCGTCGTTTTGCGCCGTGCCCCTCTTTTTGCCAATGGAGTCAATCTCGTCAAAAAACAGTATGCATGGGGCGTTTTTTCGCGCCTCGACAAACAGCTCCGAGATGTTTTTTTCCGACTCGCCATACCACTGGGAAAGCAGGTTGCTTGTCTTCACATAGTAAAAGCCGAAGTTGAGCTCCTTTGACAAAGCTCTCATCATCATCGTTTTACCGGTTCCCGGGGGCCCGAAAAACAAAAGCCCGTTAGGCGGCCTGAGGCCGTACTGGTAGGCAAGCTCTTTGTTCTCAAGAGGGGTCATTATGGCGTTTCGAAGCTCCTCCTTGACATCCTCATAGCCTCCAATGTCGTCAAGGGAGCTTGCCCCCTGCGACTCTGCCATGTCAGAAACCCCGAACTTGCCAAACTCCTTTGACTTTTCAGCCCTCCTGATTTTGCGCTCCTGCGAGATGCTTAGGCCGAAGTGTTCAAGGCAGCCAAGCAGGGCAATTGAAATTGAAACGTATACAAGAACCGCATAGTCAAACTCTGTTCCAAAAACCAGGTATGACAGGAAATTGTCCACAACCACAAGTGAGAGGAAAAAGGCTGCGG
This DNA window, taken from Candidatus Parvarchaeota archaeon, encodes the following:
- a CDS encoding AAA family ATPase — encoded protein: MATNPPYPGQGPLAQGKGFTPSGLKQQPSQKEQSLNSLSLRVKSNVAYLQRDDNIGAAVLVFLGALFLLSGFQFYPIPIVVILSLLCGAIAYRLPPIGTATSIILALPAISYQSPVFGWIYFLIIGICLFQVFTHWNVISILSILVLAPFAPFPFNYLSGFTMLVMAISALRVGSKDSIIVSIPSVLIVLLLSSIWGVQNQAFLPLNVGQYAPQDFFANNHKEQVGLAELLPSAVESIASLFSFDNINFVGPAIGTIIENFFTLLLKDALFVHLLFWVAILFAIGYLPGSSLLWKSKYKQTAAAFFLSLVVVDNFLSYLVFGTEFDYAVLVYVSISIALLGCLEHFGLSISQERKIRRAEKSKEFGKFGVSDMAESQGASSLDDIGGYEDVKEELRNAIMTPLENKELAYQYGLRPPNGLLFFGPPGTGKTMMMRALSKELNFGFYYVKTSNLLSQWYGESEKNISELFVEARKNAPCILFFDEIDSIGKKRGTAQNDEVTQRVLTVFLQELDGFKSKKDVIVIGATNIPNQLDGALLRPGRFDKIIYMPLPDKEARAAIFKVHLKKVPCATDVDFAALAAKTERFSGADIKNICTEAIGLAAKEAGKSKAIVPVSMLHLLRIVGAVRPSVSIDSLEEFDQFRLDFERRSGKLEKKEEKKEDSIKWADVVGLDNVRSALLEAIEIPLLHEDLMKQYKIKPSKGLLLFGPPGCGKTMIIRAAANELKATFLTISGAELAKKGWGNAINVIKETFNRAREQAPSIIFIDEIETLAPSREFSTGGIVGQLLTELDGIKELKNVMLIGATNRPAMLDGAILRPGRFDKIVYIPPPDLPARKKIFELNLAGTGIQATDYAKFATETEGFSGADISSICQKAKMKLVSASIENKKKGVDDRPTLSNSDVFNIILGRRPSITPSMLQEFLAFLKEYGERK